In a single window of the Anaerocolumna cellulosilytica genome:
- a CDS encoding YitT family protein translates to METQNTLSTKLKEYLLITLGVELVVIGVYFFKFPNNFSIGGVTGLAVLLSQVIGPAISSGTLVLIINLALLVVGYFVLGRSFGNRTAYGSILMSGSLSFLEYIFPMHGPFTNEPVLELAFAVILPAVGAAILFNIGSSTGGTDIIALILKKYTNIDIGRSLFYSDLLLTLFAFLIFDVQTGLLSLLGLILKSTLVDTVIENLNLHKYFTIICENPKPISSYICKTLHRSATICDAKGAFSEKERKVILTVLNRSQAVQLRRFIKQEEPDAFILITNTSEIVGRGFRA, encoded by the coding sequence GTGGAAACCCAGAATACATTATCGACGAAATTGAAAGAATACTTATTGATTACGTTAGGCGTAGAGTTGGTGGTTATCGGTGTTTACTTTTTTAAGTTTCCGAATAACTTTTCCATAGGCGGTGTAACCGGTCTGGCAGTATTATTGAGTCAGGTTATAGGACCTGCAATTAGCTCAGGAACTCTTGTTTTAATTATTAATCTGGCATTACTGGTAGTAGGATATTTCGTGTTAGGCAGAAGCTTTGGTAATCGAACCGCTTATGGAAGTATCTTAATGTCAGGCTCCCTTAGTTTCTTAGAATATATCTTTCCAATGCATGGTCCGTTTACCAATGAACCTGTACTAGAGCTGGCTTTTGCAGTTATCCTGCCGGCGGTTGGAGCAGCGATTCTTTTTAATATTGGCTCGTCTACGGGAGGGACAGATATTATTGCTCTAATATTAAAGAAATATACCAATATAGATATTGGACGTTCCTTATTTTATTCTGATTTGCTGTTAACGCTGTTTGCTTTCTTAATATTTGATGTTCAGACAGGGCTTTTGTCACTACTTGGTCTTATATTAAAATCAACGTTAGTAGACACCGTAATAGAGAATCTGAACCTTCACAAATATTTTACGATTATTTGCGAGAATCCAAAACCTATCAGCAGTTATATCTGCAAGACACTACACCGCAGTGCAACGATTTGCGATGCCAAAGGTGCCTTTTCTGAGAAGGAAAGAAAGGTTATTTTAACCGTTTTAAACCGTAGTCAGGCGGTGCAGTTAAGAAGATTTATTAAACAGGAAGAACCGGATGCATTTATTCTAATCACAAACACCAGTGAAATTGTAGGACGAGGCTTCCGAGCATAA
- a CDS encoding sulfite exporter TauE/SafE family protein, with translation MELTVYFIVCPLVFLAGLVDSIAGGGGLISLPAYFLAGIPPHLSIGTNKLSSSIGTAISTFRFCRNKSVNWGLAVPSILLALTGSALGAKLALLVDEDIMKNILLVVLPIVAFYIFRNKNLNTDEVITPLPRKKLFVIISLVSLGVATYDGFYGPGTGTFLLLLYTGLGKMDIRIASGNTKLVNLSSNIAALVTFLINGKILLPLGLTAALFSIAGHSIGSGLVLKNGYKIVKPLILVVLVLLFISLIKPE, from the coding sequence ATGGAACTAACCGTATATTTTATCGTCTGCCCTTTGGTATTTTTAGCCGGATTGGTGGATTCCATTGCCGGTGGCGGCGGACTTATATCACTTCCTGCTTATTTTTTAGCAGGTATTCCCCCGCATCTTTCCATCGGAACGAACAAGTTATCCTCTAGTATCGGCACTGCTATCTCAACCTTTCGTTTCTGCCGTAACAAATCAGTGAACTGGGGATTGGCAGTTCCATCCATCTTACTTGCGCTCACTGGCTCGGCACTGGGTGCAAAGCTTGCCCTGCTGGTTGATGAGGATATAATGAAAAATATTCTACTGGTAGTATTGCCAATCGTTGCTTTTTACATATTTAGAAACAAAAACCTGAATACAGATGAGGTTATAACACCTTTACCAAGAAAAAAACTATTTGTTATTATAAGTCTGGTGTCCCTTGGGGTGGCGACTTATGATGGGTTTTACGGGCCTGGTACCGGTACTTTTTTACTTCTTCTATACACAGGACTTGGGAAAATGGATATCCGAATTGCCTCTGGTAATACCAAACTGGTTAATCTTTCATCTAATATAGCTGCTCTGGTAACATTTCTTATCAATGGCAAAATCCTTCTTCCACTCGGACTTACTGCTGCTCTGTTCAGCATTGCCGGACATTCTATCGGTTCTGGTTTAGTATTAAAGAATGGTTATAAAATTGTAAAGCCACTTATACTGGTGGTTCTGGTTTTATTATTTATATCCCTTATAAAACCAGAATGA
- a CDS encoding FAD-dependent oxidoreductase gives MPNNRMESIWKKEQTFEEREPLRGDISVDVAIIGGGMAGLLTAFFLQQKGLKTVVLEAQTITSGQTQNTTAKITSQHGLIYDNLIQNFGAEKAALYANANEEAIKRYEAIIKERGIDCHFEKKPSYLYSLKDSRVIEKEVDAAVNCGISATFTVNTALPFDVKGAVKFEKQAQFQPLEFLKEIINPLTIYEHTQAKAIDDSIILTEQGRVRAEHIVVASHYPFINTPGYYFLRMHQERSYVMALKNTPSLDGMYRDESMEGLSFRTHKNMLILGGGGHRTGENTPGTGYGMLKEAAAKYYPEHELVCRWSAQDCHTIDSVPYIGKYSPSTPNLYVATGFKKWGMTGSMVSAGILSDMITGVKNPYEDLYTPHRFQVSASMVSLLDETRHVASGLLIDKLKPVKKHLDTISNGQGGIIEEDGQKMGVYKEKDGKTHCVSITCTHLGCQLAWNAEELTWDCPCHGSRFSYTGELIDNPALEDIHYEEA, from the coding sequence ATGCCGAATAATAGAATGGAATCCATATGGAAAAAAGAGCAGACCTTTGAGGAAAGAGAACCGTTAAGAGGAGATATATCGGTTGATGTTGCCATTATAGGCGGTGGAATGGCTGGTTTGCTGACAGCATTTTTCTTACAGCAAAAAGGACTAAAAACGGTGGTGCTGGAAGCGCAGACCATAACTAGTGGGCAGACCCAAAATACTACTGCCAAGATTACTTCTCAGCATGGATTGATATATGATAATCTGATACAAAACTTTGGAGCAGAAAAAGCAGCATTATATGCGAATGCCAATGAGGAGGCGATTAAACGGTATGAAGCCATAATTAAAGAGAGGGGGATCGATTGTCATTTTGAAAAGAAGCCTTCGTATCTGTATTCCCTAAAGGATAGCAGAGTAATTGAAAAAGAAGTAGATGCTGCCGTAAACTGTGGGATTTCTGCAACGTTTACAGTGAACACAGCCTTGCCCTTTGACGTGAAAGGTGCAGTAAAGTTCGAGAAGCAGGCACAATTCCAACCCTTAGAGTTCCTAAAGGAAATTATTAACCCCCTGACAATCTATGAGCATACCCAGGCAAAGGCTATTGATGATTCAATTATCTTAACGGAGCAGGGAAGAGTAAGAGCAGAGCATATAGTAGTAGCCAGCCATTACCCCTTCATTAATACACCGGGCTACTATTTTCTTCGCATGCATCAAGAACGGTCTTATGTTATGGCCCTGAAAAACACCCCATCCTTGGATGGCATGTATCGTGATGAAAGCATGGAAGGTCTGTCTTTTCGAACCCATAAGAATATGCTTATTCTCGGAGGCGGAGGTCACCGTACCGGTGAGAATACACCCGGTACCGGCTACGGTATGTTAAAGGAGGCAGCGGCAAAATACTATCCGGAGCATGAGTTGGTATGCAGATGGTCAGCCCAGGATTGTCATACGATTGACAGTGTACCTTATATTGGGAAATATTCTCCATCAACGCCTAATCTATATGTTGCTACCGGATTCAAAAAATGGGGTATGACCGGCTCTATGGTTTCCGCAGGAATTCTAAGTGATATGATTACAGGCGTTAAGAACCCCTATGAGGATTTGTACACCCCTCACAGATTTCAGGTAAGTGCTTCTATGGTTAGTCTACTTGATGAAACCAGACATGTAGCCTCAGGGCTTCTGATTGATAAGTTAAAGCCTGTAAAAAAACATCTGGACACAATTAGTAATGGACAGGGGGGGATTATTGAAGAGGACGGACAGAAGATGGGGGTATATAAAGAAAAAGACGGTAAGACTCATTGTGTTTCTATAACCTGTACTCATTTAGGGTGTCAGCTTGCATGGAATGCAGAAGAACTCACTTGGGACTGCCCCTGCCATGGCTCTCGATTTTCTTACACGGGTGAATTAATTGATAACCCGGCTTTGGAGGATATTCATTATGAGGAGGCATAA
- a CDS encoding tocopherol cyclase family protein has translation MRRHKTFEGWYFKHQNNDTVLAFIPGKSVDETGKSRVFLQIIWNEDSYSLDFNEEEYKVDKYHKRISIGNNVFSKQGVRVDIQSKDITLKGIIRYGCLNPIRYTIMGPFQYLPMMECKHEVISMSHALQGKIMINGRVLVFNGGQGYIEGDSGCSFPKDYLWLQCNRFEENEASIMISVAHIPFLGLSFKGCICVIHYKGKEYRFATYLGTRVICSCPKAIVLSQGNYRLKVYLSEQSQTQARQEDKKLNFSHSLLAPLNGLMNRYIKEEHLLQGRFLLFKKGKLTFDLFSNYVSYEYVE, from the coding sequence ATGAGGAGGCATAAAACCTTTGAAGGCTGGTATTTTAAGCATCAAAATAACGATACGGTTTTAGCCTTTATACCCGGGAAGAGTGTAGATGAGACGGGAAAAAGCAGGGTATTTTTACAAATAATTTGGAATGAGGATTCTTACTCACTAGATTTTAATGAAGAAGAATACAAAGTGGATAAATACCATAAAAGAATATCTATTGGAAACAATGTGTTTTCCAAACAGGGTGTCCGGGTAGATATTCAGTCTAAAGATATCACGTTAAAAGGGATAATCCGCTATGGATGTCTAAACCCTATACGTTACACAATCATGGGGCCGTTTCAGTATTTGCCCATGATGGAATGTAAGCATGAAGTAATTAGTATGTCCCATGCCTTGCAGGGAAAAATAATGATTAATGGCAGAGTGCTTGTTTTTAATGGGGGACAAGGCTATATTGAGGGAGACAGCGGCTGTTCTTTTCCTAAGGATTATTTGTGGCTGCAATGCAACCGATTTGAAGAAAATGAGGCTTCTATTATGATTTCTGTTGCTCATATTCCATTTCTGGGGCTTAGTTTTAAGGGCTGTATCTGTGTTATTCACTATAAGGGTAAAGAGTATCGTTTTGCCACGTATCTGGGAACAAGAGTTATCTGTAGCTGCCCCAAAGCCATTGTTTTAAGTCAGGGGAATTACAGGTTGAAGGTATATTTATCAGAGCAGAGTCAAACTCAAGCTAGGCAAGAGGATAAAAAGCTTAATTTTTCACATAGTCTGTTAGCTCCTTTAAATGGCTTAATGAACCGGTATATTAAGGAAGAGCATTTGCTGCAAGGAAGATTTTTGTTATTCAAAAAGGGAAAGCTTACGTTTGATTTGTTCAGTAACTATGTAAGCTATGAATATGTGGAATAA
- a CDS encoding cysteine peptidase family C39 domain-containing protein: MLDITPVKDDGMTSCYDVQLESVGKWKGIGYELMYLDNWKFLFKEESTKGEGIWERGVIAPRLYFDNLLETNYLIEKFHGIHIDFIDIPLVELESALDSILDKRLPVLLPVDTYNLPWLNGFYGNIHSRHIILVVGKSKNEGYYCNDTRPYLQEPIAGGLLTLKELNEGYAGGIGHFKISEPQYSFEDICKILKNIDFNMFNSMREFSRYIKENEILSDDIDEFDGGDGIIVRAIRNIVRARIHFQKSLKYINYKYNEICLDSNVNSFNIFIDKWKIIKGLFYKSYIKGDYSCNNIKISKIINELADEEEEAAINMMKELSSIR; this comes from the coding sequence ATGTTAGACATTACTCCAGTCAAGGATGATGGGATGACTAGTTGTTATGATGTACAGCTTGAATCAGTAGGAAAATGGAAAGGTATTGGCTATGAATTAATGTATTTAGATAATTGGAAGTTTCTTTTTAAAGAGGAGAGTACTAAAGGAGAAGGAATATGGGAAAGAGGAGTAATTGCTCCTCGATTGTATTTTGATAACTTACTAGAGACTAATTATTTGATTGAAAAATTTCACGGTATACATATAGATTTTATTGATATTCCACTGGTTGAATTAGAGAGTGCATTAGATAGTATATTGGATAAAAGATTACCAGTATTATTGCCTGTTGATACATATAATTTGCCATGGCTTAATGGGTTTTATGGAAATATCCACTCTAGGCATATTATTCTAGTAGTAGGGAAAAGTAAAAATGAAGGCTATTACTGCAACGATACTCGACCATATTTACAAGAACCAATTGCAGGAGGACTATTAACTCTTAAAGAGCTTAATGAGGGATATGCAGGTGGAATTGGACATTTTAAGATAAGCGAGCCACAATATTCATTTGAAGATATTTGTAAGATACTTAAAAATATAGATTTTAACATGTTTAATTCTATGAGAGAATTCAGTAGATATATAAAAGAAAATGAAATATTATCTGATGACATTGACGAATTTGATGGTGGAGATGGGATTATTGTAAGAGCAATTCGAAATATAGTACGTGCAAGGATTCATTTTCAAAAGTCTCTAAAATATATAAATTATAAATATAATGAAATTTGTTTGGACAGTAATGTTAACTCTTTTAATATATTTATTGATAAGTGGAAGATTATTAAAGGATTGTTTTATAAGTCATATATAAAAGGAGATTATTCTTGTAATAATATCAAAATATCAAAAATTATTAATGAGCTGGCAGACGAGGAAGAAGAAGCAGCTATAAATATGATGAAGGAATTATCCAGTATTAGATAA
- a CDS encoding spore coat associated protein CotJA, with protein sequence MDNYRRPMYNRGNRGMGNYNNQPCGCTPVMDTGKEDCCEKDMFASCVDKLPLAMAYVPFQKWRKVYDASVGLARGTIFEELDLPFYGDRNMCGMRGDR encoded by the coding sequence ATGGATAACTACAGACGTCCGATGTATAACCGCGGTAACCGTGGTATGGGAAATTATAATAATCAACCATGTGGATGTACTCCGGTTATGGATACAGGTAAGGAAGACTGTTGCGAAAAAGATATGTTTGCTAGTTGTGTTGATAAATTACCATTGGCCATGGCCTATGTACCGTTTCAAAAATGGCGTAAGGTTTACGATGCCTCTGTAGGTTTAGCAAGAGGGACTATTTTTGAAGAATTGGATTTGCCCTTTTATGGAGACAGGAATATGTGTGGAATGAGGGGTGACAGGTAA
- a CDS encoding spore coat protein CotJB: protein MANKSRDQLMCIITEASFAIDDVKLYLDTHPCDREALEYYQKYRQIRKEAMKEYRDCYGPITAYDVEASKEWTWIEEPWPWEGVC from the coding sequence ATGGCAAATAAGAGTCGTGATCAATTAATGTGTATTATCACTGAAGCTAGTTTCGCAATTGACGATGTAAAGTTATACCTTGACACACATCCTTGTGATAGGGAAGCTCTGGAATATTATCAGAAATACAGGCAGATACGAAAAGAAGCCATGAAGGAATATAGAGACTGCTATGGTCCTATTACAGCTTATGACGTGGAAGCCTCAAAAGAATGGACCTGGATAGAAGAACCATGGCCATGGGAAGGAGTGTGCTAA
- a CDS encoding manganese catalase family protein, with the protein MWTYEKRLQYPVNIKNTNAKTAKFIMSQFGGPDGELAASMRYLSQRYTMPYKEVTAILTDIGTEELAHMEIVSAIIYQLTKNLTIDEIKAQGFETYFVDHTLGLWPQAASGTPFTSTFFQSKGDPITDLHEDMAAEQKARTTYDNILRMVKDPDVADPIRFLRAREIAHYQRFGESLRIVQDHLDSKNFYAFNPEFDK; encoded by the coding sequence ATGTGGACTTATGAAAAGAGATTACAGTATCCGGTAAATATCAAGAATACCAATGCAAAAACTGCAAAATTCATAATGAGCCAATTCGGTGGTCCAGACGGTGAACTGGCAGCCTCCATGCGCTATCTTTCTCAAAGGTATACCATGCCTTATAAAGAAGTAACGGCGATACTAACTGATATTGGTACGGAAGAATTAGCTCATATGGAAATCGTAAGTGCTATTATCTATCAGTTAACAAAAAATCTTACAATTGATGAGATCAAAGCGCAGGGCTTTGAAACCTATTTTGTTGACCATACGCTTGGGTTATGGCCACAGGCAGCCAGCGGTACACCGTTTACTTCTACCTTCTTCCAGTCAAAAGGCGACCCTATTACAGACCTACACGAAGATATGGCAGCAGAGCAGAAAGCAAGAACCACCTATGACAACATTCTTCGTATGGTAAAAGATCCAGATGTAGCTGATCCTATTCGTTTCTTAAGGGCCAGAGAGATTGCCCATTATCAAAGATTCGGTGAAAGTCTTAGAATCGTTCAGGATCATTTGGACTCCAAAAACTTCTATGCCTTTAACCCGGAATTTGATAAATAG
- a CDS encoding alpha-galactosidase, protein MGIIYMEEQKLFHLQTSESSYILQVLDCGYLAHLYWGKPIKTFKTGHALCKESFVNLDVLPQEYSVYGTGDLRTPSVEVLQKNGSTTSELKYSLHRIMKGKPALSGLPASYAESEEEATTLEITLRDAVSGLEVILAYTVFETYPVITRSVRLTNTREDKQNLKLLRALSLCIDFDTSDYELLQLSGAWGREKYICRRPLVPGLQGVDSKRGFSSHQQNPFIALLNKHTTENQGDVYAFNLAYSGNFLAEVEVDQFLSARVQMGIQPFDFSWSLDWNQTFQTPEVILVFSDKGLGKMSRIYHKFYRDRLCKGTYKNLERPILINNWEATYFQFNEEKIEQIATAGKELGMELFVLDDGWFGKRDSDNSSLGDWVVDKNKLPHGLDTLAGNITSKRIRFGLWIEPEMISPDSDLYRAHPDWCLHVPDRTPLSTPFQRNQLVLDLSREDVCNEIIDRISHILTSAPISYVKWDMNRSFSDMGSALLPETRQREITHRYMLGLYHILDVITTRFPDVLFESCASGGGRYDPGMLYYMPQTWTSDDTDAMERLKIQYGTSLVYPAVTMGSHISASPNHQVGRSTSLMTRGNVAMAGNFGYELDLTELSDEEKALVKEQVAFYKTIRHVIQFGNQYRLLSPFEGNDTAWIYVNEAQTEAVAFYYRVLATPNMPHKKIRLMGLHPDYQYRVNDTGVILGGDELMNSGILPEGLRGDFASCCLKLSAIQE, encoded by the coding sequence ATGGGAATTATTTATATGGAAGAACAAAAACTTTTTCATCTGCAAACCAGTGAAAGCAGTTATATCCTACAGGTTTTAGATTGTGGATATCTGGCTCATTTGTATTGGGGGAAACCAATTAAAACCTTTAAAACCGGACATGCACTTTGCAAAGAAAGCTTTGTTAATTTAGATGTCCTGCCACAAGAATATTCTGTTTATGGAACCGGCGATTTGCGAACCCCTTCCGTAGAGGTTTTACAAAAAAACGGCTCAACTACTAGTGAACTAAAGTATAGTCTTCACCGCATCATGAAAGGCAAACCGGCTCTTTCTGGTCTTCCTGCTTCTTATGCAGAATCAGAGGAAGAGGCCACTACTCTTGAAATTACTTTAAGAGATGCCGTTTCAGGTCTTGAAGTGATACTAGCCTATACCGTATTCGAAACATATCCAGTCATAACCAGATCCGTTCGACTTACTAATACCAGAGAGGACAAACAGAACTTAAAGCTACTTAGGGCATTAAGTCTATGCATAGACTTTGATACCTCTGATTATGAACTACTCCAGTTATCCGGAGCCTGGGGCAGAGAAAAATACATCTGCCGCCGCCCTCTGGTACCCGGTCTTCAAGGGGTAGATAGCAAAAGAGGTTTCAGCAGTCATCAGCAAAATCCTTTTATTGCACTTTTAAATAAGCATACTACAGAAAATCAGGGGGATGTTTACGCCTTTAACCTCGCTTATAGCGGTAACTTTTTGGCTGAGGTCGAGGTTGATCAGTTCTTATCCGCAAGGGTACAGATGGGAATTCAACCATTTGATTTCTCCTGGAGCTTAGATTGGAATCAAACCTTTCAAACCCCGGAAGTAATTCTTGTCTTCTCTGATAAGGGGCTTGGGAAGATGTCGCGGATTTACCATAAGTTCTACCGGGATAGATTGTGTAAAGGCACCTATAAAAATCTAGAAAGACCTATTTTAATCAACAATTGGGAAGCTACTTATTTTCAGTTTAATGAAGAAAAGATAGAGCAGATAGCAACTGCCGGCAAAGAACTAGGAATGGAATTGTTTGTTCTTGATGACGGATGGTTTGGAAAAAGAGATTCTGATAATAGCTCACTTGGAGATTGGGTGGTTGATAAGAATAAGCTTCCCCATGGCCTTGATACGCTAGCTGGTAACATTACAAGTAAAAGAATTCGCTTCGGTTTATGGATTGAGCCGGAGATGATATCTCCGGACAGCGATTTATACCGGGCACATCCCGATTGGTGCCTTCATGTCCCGGACAGAACTCCTCTCTCCACACCTTTCCAAAGGAATCAGTTGGTTCTGGACTTAAGCAGAGAGGATGTGTGTAATGAGATTATAGATAGGATATCTCATATTCTCACTTCTGCTCCCATCTCCTATGTAAAATGGGATATGAACCGGAGTTTTTCCGATATGGGGTCTGCTTTACTGCCTGAAACAAGACAAAGAGAAATTACCCATCGCTACATGCTTGGGCTGTATCACATCCTTGATGTCATTACAACAAGGTTTCCAGATGTACTGTTCGAAAGCTGTGCCTCCGGTGGCGGCAGATATGACCCTGGTATGTTATACTATATGCCGCAAACCTGGACTAGTGATGATACCGATGCCATGGAACGATTAAAAATACAATATGGTACCAGTCTTGTGTATCCTGCCGTTACTATGGGCTCCCATATTTCAGCTTCTCCCAATCATCAGGTTGGCAGAAGTACAAGTCTGATGACCAGAGGAAATGTAGCTATGGCAGGGAATTTTGGATATGAGCTGGATTTAACCGAACTATCAGATGAGGAAAAGGCTTTGGTAAAAGAACAAGTGGCTTTTTATAAGACCATTCGTCATGTTATACAGTTTGGCAATCAGTATCGTCTGTTAAGCCCTTTTGAAGGCAATGATACTGCATGGATATATGTGAATGAAGCACAAACCGAAGCGGTTGCATTTTATTACCGTGTACTGGCTACACCTAATATGCCTCACAAAAAAATTAGACTTATGGGCTTGCACCCAGATTATCAGTACCGTGTGAATGATACCGGTGTAATACTTGGAGGTGATGAATTAATGAATAGCGGAATCCTGCCGGAAGGACTCCGTGGTGATTTTGCCAGCTGCTGTCTGAAATTGTCTGCTATCCAAGAATAA
- a CDS encoding lysophospholipid acyltransferase family protein produces the protein MERIILMVIRSIFQLPYWSYKINKYCKTDEYDETTRYALLRHITRLANKRGRVDIKCHGLENLPKENGYVIYGNHQGLFDALILLETHERPFATVSKKEVENLFFISKVFKLLQSKFIDREDVRQSMKILIEVTKEVKEGRNYLIFPEGTRSRNGNKIQEFKGGSFKCAMNAKSPIVPIAIIDSYKAFDTHSIAKLTVQIHYLEPLYYEDYKDMKSNEIAEYVAESIRKTIEEYEDRY, from the coding sequence ATGGAACGTATTATATTAATGGTAATTCGAAGTATCTTCCAGTTACCCTACTGGTCTTATAAAATTAATAAATACTGCAAAACAGATGAATATGATGAAACCACAAGATATGCTCTGCTGCGTCATATAACCAGACTTGCTAATAAACGTGGCAGGGTTGATATAAAGTGCCATGGTCTTGAGAATCTTCCTAAAGAGAATGGTTATGTTATATACGGTAACCATCAGGGACTATTCGATGCACTGATTTTATTAGAAACCCATGAACGTCCTTTCGCTACGGTTTCTAAAAAAGAAGTGGAAAACCTGTTCTTTATCAGTAAAGTATTTAAACTGCTTCAGTCTAAATTTATAGACCGGGAAGACGTAAGACAATCTATGAAGATACTTATAGAAGTTACAAAGGAAGTAAAGGAAGGCAGAAATTATCTTATATTTCCGGAAGGTACCCGTTCAAGAAATGGTAATAAAATTCAGGAATTTAAGGGAGGAAGCTTTAAATGTGCAATGAATGCCAAAAGCCCTATTGTTCCCATTGCCATCATTGATTCCTATAAAGCCTTTGATACCCACTCCATAGCTAAATTAACCGTTCAGATACATTATTTAGAACCACTATATTACGAGGATTACAAAGACATGAAATCCAATGAAATTGCTGAATATGTAGCAGAAAGTATCCGCAAGACCATTGAAGAATATGAAGACCGTTACTAA
- the rpoD gene encoding RNA polymerase sigma factor RpoD, with product MSEVAQKFEEKLKELLSYANDNKGVVDVGKVNDFFKELNLDVRQIDKIYEYLEAHNIVILNPIEEDEPDDEIILELEDSDEAALLDIDDFSMVGAMSDDPVKLYLKEIGSYPLLSVAEEIELAKKIEEGDAHAKQVLAESNLRLVVSIAKRYVGRGLSFLDLIQEGNLGLIKAVDKFDYNKGYKFSTYATWWIRQAITRSIADQSRTIRIPVHMSEVINKTYRVSRSLLQELGREPSEQEIADAMKLPIEKVREILKVSADPISLDTPIGEEDDSHLGDFIKDDSIMGPEDAASYSVLQDQISKLLETLTEREQRVLILRFGLKDGRTRTLEEVGKEFNVTRERIRQIEAKALRKLRHPSRARMLKGYDLM from the coding sequence ATGAGCGAAGTAGCACAAAAATTTGAAGAAAAACTAAAAGAACTGTTGTCTTATGCCAATGACAATAAGGGTGTTGTCGATGTAGGAAAGGTGAATGATTTTTTCAAAGAATTAAACCTGGATGTCAGACAAATTGATAAAATATATGAGTACCTGGAAGCACATAATATTGTCATTCTAAATCCTATTGAAGAGGATGAACCGGATGATGAAATTATTCTGGAATTAGAAGACAGTGATGAAGCGGCTTTACTCGACATTGATGATTTTTCTATGGTTGGTGCCATGTCCGATGACCCGGTTAAACTTTATCTAAAAGAAATCGGAAGCTATCCTCTATTGTCGGTCGCAGAAGAAATTGAATTAGCAAAAAAAATTGAAGAAGGTGACGCCCACGCAAAACAAGTACTGGCAGAATCAAACTTAAGACTGGTTGTCAGTATCGCAAAACGTTATGTGGGTAGAGGTTTGTCCTTCCTTGATTTAATTCAAGAAGGTAATTTAGGTCTGATAAAGGCCGTTGACAAATTCGATTATAATAAAGGTTACAAGTTCAGTACCTATGCTACCTGGTGGATTAGACAAGCGATAACAAGATCTATTGCAGACCAATCCCGTACGATTCGTATTCCGGTACATATGTCTGAAGTTATTAATAAGACTTATCGTGTATCCCGGAGCCTTTTACAGGAACTAGGCCGTGAACCCTCCGAGCAGGAAATTGCGGATGCTATGAAACTTCCTATTGAAAAGGTAAGAGAAATACTAAAAGTATCTGCTGACCCAATCTCTCTAGATACTCCTATTGGCGAGGAAGATGACAGCCATTTAGGTGATTTTATAAAGGATGATTCCATTATGGGTCCCGAAGATGCAGCCTCTTATTCTGTATTGCAGGATCAGATATCCAAATTATTGGAAACTCTGACAGAAAGAGAGCAACGTGTCTTAATCCTTCGTTTCGGTTTAAAGGACGGAAGAACCAGAACATTAGAAGAAGTTGGTAAGGAATTTAATGTTACCAGAGAAAGAATCAGACAGATTGAAGCGAAAGCTTTAAGAAAATTAAGACATCCAAGTAGAGCCCGCATGTTAAAAGGCTATGACCTCATGTAA